Proteins encoded within one genomic window of Ptiloglossa arizonensis isolate GNS036 chromosome 3, iyPtiAriz1_principal, whole genome shotgun sequence:
- the LOC143144058 gene encoding insulin-like growth factor 2 mRNA-binding protein 2, which produces MSLDKFAEAGMLQKEIERLEIEEKNGDTTSSGAGSKVLVSNFPSHAKLDDLELLLSSCGQVQSVEKLSSRDPNTQTALVSYETQEQAQLAVNEFNDHEYGGNLLKVEMSTAESRRRGRSQRSGVAYSGVSGSGRQTDFPLRILVQSDMVGAIIGRQGSTIRQITQLTRARVDVHRKDNVGSLEKAITIYGNPENCTNACKKILEVMQQEANSINKSTEITLKILAHNNLIGRIIGKGGTTIKRIMQDTDTKITVSSINDINSFNLERIITVKGTIDNMSKAESMISSKLRQSYENDLQAMAPQSMMFPGLHPMAMMSTAGMGYSSRGPGLYGSGPAPYPYQASLPTQQGVPAADTQETAFLYIPNSTVGAIIGTKGSHIRNIIRFSGASVKIAPLEQDKPAEQQSERKVTIIGSPESQWKAQYLIFEKMREEGFVSSTDDVRLTIEILVPSAQVGRIIGKGGQNVRELQRVTGSVIKLSEQQSTSPSADEEATVHILGPFFSVQSAQRRIRSMVLQSGAPGAGAGSRAGRGSSQEGGSRTRRDGSATSQQGGTTTQQHSAQQQSSSSPSGQQQPQNQ; this is translated from the exons TGGTGCCGGATCCAAGGTTCTCGTAAGCAATTTTCCAAGTCACGCCAAATTGGACGATctcgagttactgctttcgagcTGCGGTCAAGTGCAGTCCGTTGAGAAGTTGTCCTCGCGTGATCCTAACACACAAACCGCCCTCGTTAGCTATGAGACGCAAGAACAAGCACAGCT GGCTGTGAACGAGTTTAATGACCACGAGTACGGGGGTAACCTGCTAAAAGTGGAAATGTCTACGGCGGAGAGCCGACGAAGAGGCCGCAGCCAGCGCAGCGGCGTCGCTTACTCCGGAGTTTCGGGTTCCGGGCGGCAGACGGACTTCCCGCTTCGTATTCTCGTACAATCGGACATGGTAGGAGCCATAATCGGTCGTCAGGGATCCACCATACGCCAGATTACACAGCTGACGCGGGCGCGAGTAGACGTTCACCGGAAAGACAACGTCGGTTCCTTGGAGAAAGCCATCACCATCTATGGCAATCCGGAGAATTGCACGAACGCCTGCAAGAAAATTCTGGAGGTCATGCAGCAAGAAGCTAACAGCATAAACAAGAG TACCGAGATCACTCTGAAGATCCTCGCACACAACAACTTGATCGGTCGAATAATCGGAAAAGGTGGTACCACGATCAAGAGAATCATGCAAGACACGGACACGAAGATCACTGTAAGCAGTATCAACGATATCAATAGCTTTAACCTCGAGCGCATCATCACAGTCAAGGGCACCATCGACAACATGAGCAAAGCCGAATCCATGATCTCCAGCAAGCTGCGTCAAAGCTACGAGAACGATTTGCAGGCAATGGCC CCACAAAGCATGATGTTCCCTGGCCTGCACCCGATGGCCATGATGTCCACCGCTGGCATGGGATACAGCTCACGTGGTCCTGGTTTGTACGGCTCTGGACCAGCACCATATCCTTACCAAGCTAGTTTGCCGACTCAACAGGGTGTACCTGCTGCCGACACTCAAGAAACTGCCTTCCTTTACATTCCTAACAGTACTGTAGGCGCCATAATCGGCACCAAAGGTTCACACATTAGAAACATCATCAGATTTTCCGGAGCCAGCGTGAAAATCGCGCCGCTCGAACAAGACAAACCAGCGGAGCAACAAAGCGAAAGGAAAGTGACTATCATCGGATCACCAGAATCTCAGTGGAAG GCGCAGTATTTGATCTTCGAAAAAATGCGCGAGGAAGGATTCGTTTCCAGTACCGACGACGTCAGACTGACGATCGAGATTTTAGTACCGAGCGCTCAAGTTGGCCGAATCATCGGCAAAGGCGGACAAAACGTTAGAGAATTGCAACGTGTAACTGGAAGTGTCATAAAGCTATCGGAACAACAATCTACATCTCCTTCTGCCGACGAAGAGGCCACCGTCCATATACTTGGCCCCTTCTTCTCTGTTCAG TCGGCACAGAGAAGAATTCGCTCTATGGTCCTGCAGTCTGGTGCACCTGGAGCAGGTGCTGGCTCGCGCGCTGGTCGTGGTAGCAGCCAAGAAGGTGGTTCCCGTACCCGAAGAGACGGCAGTGCCACGTCTCAACAAGGTGGCACAACGACGCAACAGCATTCGGCTCAGCAGCAATCGAGCTCCTCGCCATCCGGCCAGCAACAACCACAAAATCAGTAA